One Solea senegalensis isolate Sse05_10M linkage group LG21, IFAPA_SoseM_1, whole genome shotgun sequence DNA segment encodes these proteins:
- the LOC122758415 gene encoding ADP-ribosylation factor-like protein 3 — protein MGLLSILRRLKQSPEQEVRLLLLGLDNAGKTTLLKQMAAEDISHITPTQGFNIKSVQSSGFKLNVWDIGGQRKIRPYWRNYFENTDVLIYVIDSSDKKRFDETSLELAELLEEEKLAAVPLLIFANKQDLMTASPVCELAESLNLHTIRDRMWQVQACSAVTAEGLQDGMNWVCRNIKFRKN, from the exons ATG GGCCTGTTGTCAATCCTCCGGAGGCTGAAGCAGTCACCAGAACAGGAGGTGCGCTTACTATTGTTAGGTCTGGACAACGCTGGAAAGACCACGCTGCTGAAACAGATGGCGGCCGAAGATATCAGCCACATCACCCCGACTCAA GGCTTCAATATAAAGAGTGTTCAGTCTTCGGGCTTCAAGCTCAATGTCTGGGACATTGGAGGCCAACGCAAGATCCGCCCGTACTGGAGGAACTATTTTGAGAACACGGACGTGCTG ATctatgtgattgacagctcagaCAAGAAAAGGTTTGACGAGACAAGTCTA GAGCTGGCTGAGctcctggaggaggagaagcttgcTGCGGTGCCACTGCTCATTTTTGCTAACAAGCAAGACTTGATGACTGCCTCGCCGGTCTGCGAGCTGGCGGAGAGTCTCAACCTGCACACTATCCGTGATCGCATGTGGCAGGTCCAGGCCTGCTCAGCTGTCACTGCCGAAGGACTTCAG gatgGCATGAACTGGGTTTGCAGAAATATAAAATTTCGGAAAAACTAA
- the wbp1 gene encoding WW domain-binding protein 1: MPQKALGSVVGLLYTGTCLVQAKEFCFGVNNEQYRCEMGYCCGETECCTYYYELWWFWLVWTVFIMLSCCCAYRHRRVKMRLQQEQRQREISLMAYQGASSSFISPPPLNLRLWNDCKLPDYEEVVGHPPTPPPPYSENPPETAPVLLSQMYQQDAASVPQPVAAAVVADPNCQASGSSSEHGAVSMPVQVQHHEEEGVEASLMAAEGDEEEEELNTRRRHVTGDSGIEVCVCQLDIDEGSGLEEESDEEQKMCRVTGGDYCSRHQQQTFRQKECSPEQPSQTASTSTGDHMV; this comes from the exons ATGCCGCAGAAAGCACTGGGATCCGTTGTAGGTCTGCTTTATACCGGGACCTGTCTGGTGCAG gcaAAAGAGTTCTGTTTTGGTGTCAATAATGAACAATACCGATGTGAGATGGGTTACTGCTGTGGGGAGACCGAGTGTTGCACCTACTACTATGAACTATGGT GGTTCTGGTTAGTATGGACTGTGTTCATCATGCTGAGTTGCTGCTGTGCCTACCGTCACCGCAGGGTTAAGATGCGATTGCAACAGGAGCAACGGCAACGTGAGATCAGCCTCATGGCCTACCAAGGAGCCTCCAGCTCCTTCATTTCCCCTCCACCACTCAACCTAA GGCTCTGGAACGACTGCAAACTACCTGACTATGAAGAGGTTGTAGGCCACCCGCCAACACCACCTCCTCCTTACTCTGAAAACCCTCCCGAGACTGCTCCAGTGCTCCTTTCACAAATGTACCAGCAAGATGCTGCATCCGTGCCACAACCtgtggcggcggcggtggtggcaGACCCAAACTGTCAGGCATCAGGCTCATCATCAGAACATGGAGCGGTGTCAATGCCGGTCCAAGTGCAGCATCATGAAGAGGAGGGTGTGGAAGCTTCATTGATGGCGGCAGAGggggacgaggaggaggaggagcttaacACTCGACGTCGGCATGTGACCGGCGACTCAGGGAttgaggtgtgtgtttgccagctTGACATAGACGAAGGCTCGGGCCTCGAAGAGGAAAGCGATGAGGAACAAAAGATGTGCAGGGTCACCGGTGGTGACTACTGCTCCAGGCATCAGCAGCAAACCTTCAGACAGAAGGAGTGCTCCCCCGAGCAGCCCAGCCAGACCGCCAGCACCAGCACTGGGGACCACATGGTGTGA